A genomic segment from Nematostella vectensis chromosome 6, jaNemVect1.1, whole genome shotgun sequence encodes:
- the LOC5514983 gene encoding E3 ubiquitin-protein ligase RMND5A has translation MDACLSVEREQEKVSKKLRGIQTHTDATLGDLFNHVNNLQKEIADCNTDDELSPLQCHVLSQSAKKVKETVTRLATEHKELHGGISKIGKAIDRNLIADNTTCSNRDAFEGANLVLLNEVICEHLFRQGRLDVAEELIKEANLQLDSSRKEPFQELNRILESCKNKDLDPALEWAKAHHFQLKSRGSSLEFKLHKLKFLDLLKCGLQQEALMYSRNFGPFAKEHTKEIQQLMACLLYTKTGLEQSPYASLLDPVHWLDISDMFARDACALLGLSLESPLQVCITAGCVALPSLLQIKQVMQQRQVAGVWSSKDELPVEVDLGPEYRYHSIFACPILRQQCTEANPPVRLTCGHVISKDALNKLTNGNKVKCPYCPLEMAPSEARDIRFY, from the exons atggATGCTTGTCTGAGTGTGGAGAGAGAGCAAGAAAAAGTTAGCAAGAAACTAAGGGGAATTCAAACACACACAGATGCTACATTAGGGGATTTGTTTAACCACGTCAATAATCTTCAAAAGGAAATTGCTGATT GTAATACAGATGACGAACTATCACCATTGCAGTGCCATGTGTTATCCCAATCAGCAAAAAAAGTTAAAGAGACAGTCACTAGATTAGCAACAGAACATAAAGAATTGCATGGTGGAATATCAAAGATTGGTAAAGCCATAGATAGG AATCTTATAGCAGACAACACTACATGCAGCAACAGAGATGCGTTTGAGGGTGCAAACTTGGTCCTGCTAAATGAAGTCATTTGCGAACACCTATTTAGACAAGGCAGATTGGATGTCGCAGAGGAACTAATTAAG GAAGCCAACTTACAGCTTGATAGTTCAAGAAAAGAGCCTTTCCAAGAACTGAATAGAATTCTCGAATCTTGTAAAAACAAAGATTTAGATCCCGCCCTTGA GTGGGCCAAGGCACATCACTTCCAACTCAAGAGCCGGGGAAGCTCCTTAGAGTTTAAACTACACAAGCTAAAATTCCTGGACTTGCTCAAGTGTGGTTTACAACAGGAAGCCTTGATGTATTCCAGGAACTTTGGACCTTTTGCCAAAGAACACACAAAAG AAATACAGCAGTTGATGGCATGTCTCTTGTACACCAAGACCGGTCTTGAGCAGTCTCCCTACGCCTCGCTACTAGACCCTGTCCATTGGCTAGACATCAGTGACATGTTTGCGCGTGATGCCTGCGCCTTACTGGGCTTGTCTCTAGAGAGTCCCCTGCAGGTGTGCATCACAGCAGGGTGTGTCGCCTTGCCGTCCCTCCTGCAGATCAAGCAGGTCATGCAACAGAGGCAGGTGGCTGGTGTGTGGAGCTCCAAGGATGAGCTTCCT GTGGAGGTGGATCTTGGTCCAGAGTACAGGTACCACTCTATCTTTGCCTGTCCCATCCTTAGGCAGCAGTGTACAGAAGCCAACCCACCAGTACGCCTAACCTGTGGGCATGTCATATCAAAAGATGCACTCAACAAACTTACAAATGGAAACAA GGTCAAATGCCCATATTGCCCTCTCGAGATGGCCCCCAGTGAAGCAAGAGATATTAGATTTTACtaa